A section of the Citrobacter farmeri genome encodes:
- a CDS encoding cytochrome-c peroxidase: MKIITRLTAIAIAGIVICYLGLSGYVWYHEKQRSQAASVQASTREDNNQVLGFLREKGCDYCHTPSAELPFYSSFPIAKQLMNYDIQLGYKSFNLEAVRAALLADEPVSQSDLNKIEWVMQYETMPPTRYTALHWAGKVSDEEREAILGWIAKQREQYYASNDTASQHRNEPVQPIPKSLATDAQKVALGFALYHDPRLSGDSTISCAHCHALNAGGVDGRKTSIGVGGAIGPINAPTVFNSVFNVEQFWDGRAPTLQAQAGGPPLNPIEMASKSWDEIIGKLDKDPILKQQFLAVYPQGFSGDTITDAIAEFEKTLITPDSPFDNWLRGDENALTAKQKHGYQLFKDNKCATCHGGMILGGRSFEPLGLKKDFNFGEITAADIGRMNVTNEMRDKLRQKVPSLRNVALTAPYFHRGDVPTLDGAVKLMLRYQVGKEIPQEDIDDIVAFLESQTGVYTPYMQGK; this comes from the coding sequence ATGAAAATCATTACCCGTCTTACCGCGATTGCCATAGCAGGCATCGTTATCTGTTATTTAGGATTATCCGGTTACGTCTGGTATCACGAAAAACAACGCAGTCAGGCTGCTTCCGTTCAGGCCTCAACGCGAGAAGATAATAATCAGGTTCTGGGATTTTTACGTGAGAAAGGATGCGATTATTGTCATACCCCTTCCGCAGAATTACCGTTTTATTCCTCCTTTCCCATCGCGAAACAGTTGATGAATTACGATATTCAACTGGGTTATAAATCCTTCAATCTTGAAGCTGTTCGCGCCGCACTGCTGGCTGATGAACCTGTTTCGCAAAGCGATCTTAATAAGATTGAATGGGTGATGCAGTATGAAACTATGCCGCCAACCCGCTACACCGCACTGCACTGGGCAGGAAAGGTGAGTGATGAAGAACGGGAAGCGATTCTTGGCTGGATTGCGAAACAGCGTGAGCAGTATTACGCCAGCAATGACACGGCGAGCCAGCATCGCAATGAGCCAGTACAGCCGATCCCGAAATCTTTAGCTACCGATGCGCAAAAAGTGGCGCTTGGTTTTGCGCTGTATCACGATCCCCGTTTGTCCGGCGATAGCACCATCTCTTGTGCACATTGCCACGCCCTGAATGCGGGCGGCGTGGATGGACGGAAAACATCGATTGGCGTCGGCGGTGCGATTGGGCCGATCAACGCACCAACGGTTTTCAACTCGGTCTTTAACGTGGAGCAGTTCTGGGATGGCCGCGCGCCAACGCTACAGGCGCAGGCGGGGGGACCGCCATTGAACCCGATAGAAATGGCGTCGAAATCCTGGGATGAAATCATCGGTAAACTCGACAAGGATCCTATCCTGAAACAGCAGTTCCTCGCGGTTTACCCGCAGGGATTCAGCGGTGACACGATTACCGATGCGATTGCCGAGTTTGAGAAAACGTTGATTACGCCGGATTCTCCGTTTGATAACTGGCTGCGCGGTGATGAAAACGCACTGACGGCTAAGCAAAAGCATGGCTATCAATTGTTTAAAGACAATAAATGCGCCACCTGCCATGGCGGGATGATTCTGGGCGGGCGTTCGTTTGAACCGCTGGGTCTGAAGAAAGACTTTAATTTTGGTGAGATCACCGCAGCTGATATTGGTCGAATGAACGTGACCAATGAAATGCGCGATAAATTACGCCAGAAAGTCCCGAGTCTGCGTAACGTTGCGCTCACCGCACCGTATTTCCATCGCGGCGATGTCCCGACGCTGGATGGGGCGGTTAAGCTGATGCTGCGTTATCAGGTGGGTAAAGAGATCCCGCAGGAAGATATCGATGATATCGTTGCTTTCCTTGAGAGTCAGACCGGGGTGTATACACCGTACATGCAGGGTAAGTGA
- a CDS encoding alpha,alpha-trehalase, translating into MINQKLQHAPSEEFTIDVDLVYETDPCELKLDEMIEAEPEPEMIEGLPASDALTPADRYLELFEHVQCSKIFADSKTFPDCAPKMDPLDILIRYRKVRRHRDFDLRRFIENHFWLPEAYGTEYVSNPEHSLKEHIDQLWPVLTREPQDHIPWSSLLALPQSYIVPGGRFSETYYWDSYFTMLGLAESGREDLLKCMADNFAWMIENYGHIPNGNRTYYLSRSQPPVFALMVELFEEDGVRGARRYLDHLKMEYAFWMDGAESLVLNQAYRHVVRMPDGSLLNRYWDDRDTPRDESWLEDVETAKHSGRPPNEVYRDLRAGAASGWDYSSRWLRDAGRLASIRTTQFIPIDLNAFLFKLESTIANISALKGERDVEAQFRQKASNRRAAVNRYLWDEENGCYRDYDWRREQMALFSAASIVPLYVGMATHEQADRLGDTIRSRLLTPGGIMASEYETGEQWDKPNGWAPLQWMAIQGFKMYGDDALGDEIAHSWLQTVNHFYQQHHKLIEKYHIASSTPREGGGGEYPLQDGFGWTNGVARRLIGLYGEP; encoded by the coding sequence ATGATCAACCAGAAACTGCAACACGCCCCATCTGAGGAATTCACGATCGATGTCGATCTTGTCTACGAAACGGATCCGTGCGAGTTAAAGCTGGATGAGATGATCGAGGCAGAACCGGAACCTGAGATGATCGAGGGGTTACCCGCCTCTGACGCTCTGACGCCAGCCGACCGCTATCTCGAACTGTTTGAGCACGTTCAGTGTTCAAAAATTTTTGCCGACAGCAAAACCTTTCCTGACTGCGCGCCGAAAATGGATCCGCTCGATATTCTGATTCGCTACCGTAAAGTCCGCCGCCATCGGGATTTCGATCTGCGACGCTTTATCGAAAATCATTTCTGGTTGCCGGAAGCGTACGGCACCGAATATGTCTCCAACCCCGAACACTCCCTGAAAGAGCATATTGACCAGTTGTGGCCGGTGCTAACCCGGGAGCCGCAGGATCACATTCCGTGGTCATCGCTGCTGGCACTGCCGCAGTCCTATATCGTACCGGGTGGGCGATTCAGCGAGACCTACTACTGGGACTCCTATTTCACCATGCTGGGCCTGGCGGAAAGCGGTCGAGAAGACCTGCTGAAGTGTATGGCAGATAACTTCGCGTGGATGATTGAAAACTACGGCCACATTCCGAACGGCAATCGCACCTATTATCTCAGCCGCTCGCAGCCGCCGGTATTCGCGCTGATGGTCGAGTTGTTCGAGGAAGACGGCGTACGTGGCGCGCGGCGCTACCTCGACCATCTGAAAATGGAGTATGCCTTCTGGATGGACGGCGCAGAATCACTGGTGCTCAACCAGGCCTATCGTCACGTCGTCAGGATGCCAGACGGTTCTCTGCTCAACCGCTACTGGGATGACCGCGACACGCCGCGCGATGAGTCATGGCTGGAGGATGTGGAGACCGCCAAACACTCAGGACGGCCACCGAATGAGGTGTATCGCGATCTGCGTGCAGGCGCGGCGTCCGGCTGGGATTACTCCTCCCGCTGGCTGCGCGACGCCGGACGACTGGCAAGCATTCGCACCACGCAGTTTATCCCTATCGATCTCAATGCGTTCCTGTTCAAACTTGAGAGCACCATTGCCAATATCTCGGCGCTGAAAGGAGAACGCGACGTCGAGGCACAGTTTCGCCAGAAGGCGAGCAACCGGCGGGCTGCCGTCAACCGCTATTTATGGGATGAGGAAAATGGCTGCTATCGCGACTATGACTGGCGGCGTGAACAGATGGCGCTGTTTTCTGCCGCCAGCATCGTTCCGCTCTACGTCGGGATGGCGACGCATGAACAGGCCGATCGGCTGGGAGATACTATACGCAGCCGCCTGTTGACCCCCGGCGGTATTATGGCCTCCGAATACGAAACGGGTGAACAGTGGGATAAACCCAACGGCTGGGCACCGCTACAGTGGATGGCGATTCAGGGCTTTAAGATGTACGGTGATGATGCGCTGGGGGATGAAATCGCCCATAGCTGGCTGCAGACGGTGAATCATTTTTATCAACAGCATCATAAGCTCATTGAGAAATACCACATCGCCAGCAGCACCCCGCGCGAAGGGGGCGGCGGCGAATATCCGTTGCAGGATGGCTTTGGCTGGACCAACGGCGTCGCACGCCGCTTAATTGGGCTGTATGGCGAGCCATAA